Part of the Candidatus Brocadia sinica JPN1 genome, ATCAGGTTCATCGTGGAGTTTCCATTCCCTGACGAGGCAAGCCGACGGAGAATTTGGCAAACCCATTTTCCAAAAAAGGCTCCACTGGGTGAAGGGATTGATTACGAATTTCTCGCAAAACAACTCCAGATCGCCGGCGGGAATATCAAGAACATAGTCCTGAATGCTGCCTTCTTAGCGGCTGAAAACGGGGGTATCATCGGGATGGAGCATATTCTCCATGGGGTAAAAAGAGAGTTTGAAAAGATTGGAAAATTATGGAGTAAGAAGGAGCTTAATAAGTTTCTCAATTCAAAGAGTGGAGGGAGGCCATGATGATAGGGACAAAAGAATGGAAAAGACAGAATGGCGAATCTTCAGATATGGTAAAAAGACGAGACGATGATGCAGGATTGAATCCAAATCCGTGCGGTGGTTGTAACACCTGTCATCAGATGACAAGGATTCACGCCATGCCTACCAGTCATGGACGGGCAGATGACGGTGGCGAAGGACCAGATATGCAAAAGCCTTGTGCATCAAATTTCTTCCAGCGGAATCTGGGGAATAGTTACATGCAGGCTGTTACTAAAGGTAGTGTCCCAATGCTCCAGAGAAAATGCGCCTGTGGCGGTTCCTGCGCAAGCTGTGCTGAAAAAGAAGAGGCACTTGGGAAAATACAGACTAAGTTGACCATTGGCCAGGTAAATGATGTCTATGAGCAGGAAGCTGATAGGGTGGCGGATCAAATCATAGGGATGGCAGATTCATTAATGCAGGCAGAAAATGAACAACCGAGTGCTGGAATCAATATTCAAAGGATCACATCAGATCATAACGATTCACTGAATACTGATTTAGATATCCATCTCAACGAAAGCGGTGGACGCCCTTTGTCACCTTCTACCCGCCAGTTTATGGAGCCACGTTTTGGTGTTGATTTCGACCACGTTCGTCTGCACGCGGACCAGGATGCCAATCAAACAGCCTCACAGATTCAAGCAAAGGCATTTACCTATGGCCACCATATCTGGTTGGGAAAAGGGGAGAGTGAGAGCGACAGGACATTGATGGCACATGAATTGACGCATGTGGTACAGCAGGGTGCAGCCTATAATCGCCAGGTTCAGATGGCGCGTCTCCCTTGTACAAGTCGAAAAAAGATCGATGTGTATGCAGTGAATCTTCCCGGTTCGACAAGATCTATACATGACGATCTTACGATGGCAAACGATATTCTGTGCCAATGTGGGATAGAGATAAACGTTACTGGGGGTGTGTCCTGGGCAACGAATATTTTGGATATGAATGCACCCAATGGCGTACTGAATGAAGATGCTTCACCTACAGTAGATACAGCCGAAGTTCAGGCCATGACCGCTTACCGCCCCGGTGGCGACGTTATACACGCCTATTATGTACCGGCCAATACGTTGGCAGATAGAGGGGGATCCTACGGTTATACAGGTATGCATCCTAGCCTCCCTCACTCAGTCTCGCTAACTAACATTGCTGCAGTGGACACCTTGGCCCACGAGTTAGGTCATGTTTTACTTGATGATCCAAGTCATCACGCTAATCGTGATAACCTTATGGCGTCCGGAGGAATTAGAAATGTGGGTGTCGATGAATTGGAACAAACTCAGTGTAACCGAATGCCGTAACCCTTACTGAAGGAGTGACTGACCTATGCCAGGTGGCTTTGGCAACAAACCAAAAATCTTACGCGGCGCATTTGTTGAATACGGCATTAGCCTTCCACCGCTTGTGGTGGTGTTTCAATTTAATCCGATTCAGCTTACCCGCAACCGTAGTCTTACCTTCTCGGTTCCGAGCAGTGAGACTTCGGGAGGTGCATCAACCTCACTCAGGAAGTTTCATGAAAGACATGATGATCTGACTGATCTGCGTGACACCCAGCAAGTACAGGTGCAGGAAGAATCCATCGGCTTAGAAATCCGTTTAGATGCTACTGATAAATTAAACGAGGGAGACACTATCACAGAACAGTTCGGTGTAGCACCTCAGCTTGCCACCCTGGAGTTGATGGTCCATCCCAAGGGAGAGAGTCTCATCGGGCAAGCCCTGGGCGCATTACTCGGTTCGCCAGGGGGGTTTAGCTTTACCAAAGGGGAAAATCCCCCCCTGATCCTCTTTATCTGGGGACGTAAACGGGTGCTACCGGTGAATATCAACAGTATGAACATCACAGAAACGGAGTTTAGCACAGACCTGAATCCCATACGGGCCACGGTTGCAGTAAACCTGACTGTTATTGAAGGTAAAAATATTCCCTATATGTATTCCAAGGCCATGAAGGAGGCCATGTCGGTGCTGAATCTCGCCAACATTACCGATATCGCCGATGTGGTTATTCCAGGATAAAAAATATGTTTTCAAAGATCTCTCGTTACCGAAAACAGCCGGATATCGTAACAATCGATAATAAAGACCGGGTCCTGGCATCCAGGGACTTGCGGTTGCTTCCTGAGGTGTCGGGCACATTCTTTCATACGGTGGAAGAAGTAGACCGACTGGATCACCTTGCCTATAAGTACTACAAGCAACCAAGGAAATGGTGGCGGATCTGCGACGCTAACCCTGAGTTCATGTCACCACAGGTACTTTTGGGAAAGGAACCGATTGTAACGGATCGGTTTCCTCTGACTTTTCATGGAAATGGAACCCAGCCACCGTGGGCCGATCTTTTGATGAATCTCTCAGAAACTTTGGGCGTTGAGGACGTAAAGGTGGTGGATGATATACGCCCGGTACCAGAAGAACAAACTATCAATGGTCAACTGGTAACGGTTTACGCAGAACACTTCGAGCGTGCTGTAATTGTGAAATACAACCGAATGAATCTGAGCGCAGAAAATTTGGCCAGTATCATAACTGATACTGGTTTCGAGGTAAGTCAGCCTGAGAACGTCGGCAGAATAGGAAAGAAGATTATCATTCCACCGGATGTTGTAGCTTAAAACATGGAATACGAAAATTTTACCATAGAGATTGAAGGCGAAGAGGTAGGCGACCTCTACCCGGATCTTATCAGCCTGGAAGTGGAGCTGGATGACGAGTTGGCCAGCATGTTTAGAATGCGGATCGCCATCTTGCAGCAGCCCGACGGGGTATGGACCTATCTGGATGATGACAGATTAATGATATGGAAGAAAGTGAAAATCACCGCCGGTTTTGAGAGTGGCATAGAAGAACTGATTTCAGGTTATATTACTCATGTAAAGCCCTCTTTTGATCCCGACCCTTCACGATGTACCCTGGAAATCTGGGGCATGGATGGGAGTGTGCTCATGGATCGTGAAGAAAAACTGAAGGACTGGCCTAACAAAAAAGATAGCGATATCGCCACAGAGATATTTCGCCTCTACGGCTTTACACAAGAGGTGGAAGATACCGGGGTGATCCACGATGATGCCGTTTCCACCATTATCCAGCGGGAGACAGATATGCAATTTCTGAAACGGTTGGCCTTAAGAAATGGATTTGAATGCTATGTGGAGGGCACGACAGGGTACTTCCGAAGGCCGCAGGTGGATGCAACACCACAGCCGGTGCTGGCAGCCCACTTCGGGGATGAGACCAACCTCAATCGCTTTTCCATTGAGGTCAATGCCCTAACGCCAGCGAATGTGGCCATGTTCCAGGTGGACCGTACCAACAAAGAGATACTGGATGCAACGGCAGAAAGCAGCCGACAGGCAACCCTGGGCGATACCAATGCTGCCGGCCTGCTTGCAGCCGGGATGGATCCCGGCCGGATCTTTATTGGTATGAACGTAGCAACAGGGAATCCCGAGATGGCGGCTCTCTGTCAGGGACTGTATCACGAAGGTGAATGGTTTGTGACGGGAGAGGGAGAGATTGCCGCCAATCAGTATGGACACGTACTCAAACCCAGGGGAACGGTGACCATTAAAGGTGTGGGTGAGACTTACAGTGGCGTGTATTACGTTACCCATGTAACCCATTCATTTACTCCTGACGGGTATACCCAATCCTTCAGGGTTAAACGGAATGCGGTTATGCCCACAGGTGCAGAGGAATTTTCCGCTTCCCCGGGACTTCTGGGCGGACTGCTTTAGCCTCAAGGCTAGTTCGATATTAAGGAATCTCAATTTTTATGATTCCCCTCTAGAAAGAGGGGATACAGGGGTGTGTAAATTTGCTATAACACACCCCCAGCCCCCTCTTTCTAGAGGGGAGATAAAAGATGTCGCCGAAAGCGCCCAAATTAAATCTTGCAGATTGAACTATACTCAGAGATGGAACTATGCGAAATGTTGCGGTTCAATCGAAGACCAGCAAAGAGAAAATCAATGGTTTGAAAAAAACAGAAAATACACACCCCTTGATCCCCTCTTTCTAGAGGGGAAATAATATATCCTTCATATTTATGGAATTATGGAACTAAAAAACTAATAAAGATGTGGGTAAAAGTTAGACTTGAGGCGAGGGTAAGGGAAAGGTGAAAAAAGGATAAATATGAATTTAGAAAAAGTTGTTGCCAGCTTAGTCCAAAAAATTGAATACAGGTTTTATGGGAAATACCGGGGCTTTGTCGTGGATAACGCCGACCCGGAACAACTTGGCAGGCTCAAGGTCAAAGTCCCCAGTGTCCTGGGCAATGATGTGGTTACCGGATGGGCCGTGCCCTGCGTGCCTTATGGTGGAGATGCAAATCTTGGATTCCTTTTTATTCCAGAGGTCAATGCCGGTGTGTGGGTGGAGTTTGAGGAAGGCGACCTGGAATTCCCCATATGGGTGGGTACGTTTTGGAGCAAACCAGGTGGTGAGAGCGAACTGCCCAAACCAAACGAGGCTGATGGGTCAGAACATGGAAGCGTTCAAGACCCGCCGACACGGAAGATCATCAAAACGAAAAAAGGACATACCATTCAGTTTGAAGATGCCGATGGTGAAGAGATGATTACTATTTTCGAGGCCACCAACAGCCATGTAGTTACAATGAATAAAGACGGAATCAAAATTACAGACGGCGCCGGAAATGAAATCAAAATGGATGGGCAGGGTCTCATCTGTAAAGACAAGAACGACAATGCTATTACCATGGATAGTTCCGGCATTACAATTAAGAGTAATCAAATAAAAATTGGCGAGAATGCGACTGAGCCTTTGGTTCTTGGAAATCAATTGAAGACGGCTCTCAACAACTGGGTCAATACCGTATTCGCAACGCATATGCATACAGGGAATCTGGGTGCACCCACGACACCTCCTTTACCCGGGGCGCCGCTCCTGCTTGATCTGGCGTTATCACCAACCAATAAGGTGAAATAACGATTATGGCACTTGAAACAGGCGAATAACGTAGTGTTCACCCAGAGTAATGATGGTACCGGACATGTGAGGTAATACTATAATGGCAGAGATTATAACATTTCGTTTTCCATTTGCAGTTAATCAGGTGGGAAGTATTAGCGCCACTGGAGGGGATGAGGCCATACGGGGAAAGATTATCCAGGCGCTCTTTACTACTTCCGGGGAACGGGTTAACCTGCCTGAGTTTGGGTGTGGGCTTTTCAATCTGGTCTTTGAACCCAACAACACTATCCTTGCTGCTGCTATGGAGTTCACGGTTGGACAGGCACTGACCCGTTGGCTGAGGGATGATATCGTGGTAGATGGCGTGAATGTGAAATCGTCAGGAGAAACCATTACCATTGAGGTGGCTTACACAAAAAGACAGGAACTCTCAAAACAGGCAGTCCATATTCATTTCAGGTAAGTGTAAAGGTAATGACCGAATAGTAATAATTTATGTATAGGAATTTCAAATTTTCTGCTACTGCCTTACACACCCCCTCCCCCTCTCAAGAGGGGACTAAAGAGGTCCCCTCTTGGGAGGGGATTCAGGGGTGGGTGGGGTGGTAATGAAAGCTCCACACAATATTGAATAATTACAAATAAGGGAGATAGAAATGGCTGAGATAAAGCAAGCAAACAGGCAGGCGATTATTGATTACATGGCCCGTGATTATGACAGTTTGCTGCGGTCTATGAGGGCTCTCATTCCAGATAAGCTTCCGGAGTGGACAGAATATGAGTCCGAAGCCGATTTTGGGAATGTCCTATTACAACTCTTCGCCCATATGGGCGACATCCTGAGTTACTACCAGGATCGCGTTGCCAATGAGAGCTTCCTGGGGACGGCTCAGACCCGCCGGAGCATTATTCATCACTTGAGGCTGATAGGATACAAACTTTCCACTGCTGTGCCTGCATCTACCAAACTCAAAATAACCCTTACCGTACCAGACACGAACAATGATATTATTACAATCAACAAGGGAAATGCCTTCGCCACCAAGAGTCAGAAGGATAAACCAAGTGTCCGCTTTGAGTATACAGGCGATCAACCACTTTCTATAGATTTCAGTGCCGTTCCCATAGTCGCAAATAAAAAACACTTTGAAGGGATGATTCCGGTCGAAGAGGGTAGGCTGGTGAAAGATGAGATCCTGGGCACATCGGATGGCGCCAAAAATCAAAAGTTTCTCCTGGCGCACCCGGGTCTGATTCTCAGGTCTCTGGGGCTGGGTCAGGCGGTTAATAAGGATATTATTCTGCTCACGGAGTTGGGCGGGACGACGGAGGAGTGGACATTGCAGGAGAGTCTGGCCTTCAGCCGTGAGGGGCAGAAGGATTTTATCATAGAGATCGATGAGGAAGACAGGGCCACGGTGATTTTTGGTGACGGTGTCTTTGGCGCAATCCCACCCGGTGGGGCTGTCATTAAAGTTACATATCGTGCAGGTGGTGGTCTCCACGGTAATGTTGCAGCAAATACCATACAGACCATCGTGAACACCCCCCAGTTGGCACTTCTCGGGGCGAAGGTCACAAATCCGGAGCCTGCCACGGGTGGAGCAGACCGTGAAACCATCGAACATGCAGTCATGCATGCCCCCAGCGTGTTCCGTTCGCTCAGGCGTGCCGTAACAGCGGAAGATTATAAGGCCCTTGCCCTGGACTTTAAAGGTGTGGGCAAGGTGCGTGCAGAACCCACCAACTGGAATACCGTAACGCTCTCTATAGCGCCAGAAGGTGGTGGCCAGGTGAGCGATGTGCTTAAGGCCAACCTGCTGGCCTACTTTGAAGACAAGCGACCCCTGTCAACCATTATTGAGATCGAGGATGTGGATTATGTGAAGATATATGTCACAGCGGAAATCGGTGTGCAGAGTTACTACTCCAGAGAGGATGTCAAGGAGAAAATTAAAGGTGCAGCAGGCAGACTGCTTGCCTTTGATAACGTGGATTTTGCCCAGATCATTTACCTGAGCAAATTTTACGAAGCGATTGAGGCAATCGACGGGGTGGAGTACGTGACGATCACCGAGTTCAGACGCAAACCTCCACCCATTAGGCCTGATGATCCTGGGAAGATCCAGTTGGGGAGTAACGAAATCCCCCGAATCCCGGACGATCCTGAGGATGGACCAGAGTATGTTGGCGGTATCAAAGTGATGATCAAGGAAGGAGGTAGCTGATCATGCGTCTAAAAAATATTACTGCGATTTCTCATCCTTATGGAAACAGGATAGACCTGACATGGATCAATTCTGATCCCGTTCAATTTCCCGGTGTGCGCGTTATGCGACGAGAGGGTACCCATCCTGCTTCACCGGAAGATGGTATTGTGGTGGCAGAAGGTGAGGGGCTTACTTCCGCAGCGGATCAAAATCTCAAGGGTGAAACGGTGTATTATTATACCCTGTTTCCCTATAAAGGTGATCCTCCTGAATACCAAATTGACCTTCACAACCGTGCATCCGCAATGGCAACCGCTCCATACAACATGGTCGGACAGATGTACGACCTCTTGCCGGCAATCTATCACCGTTACGACACTGTTTTGCCAAAGATCATTACAGATGGGATGCTGGAAGAGGATAAGCAAAAAGGACAATTACGACGCTTTTTAGGTTTGCCAGGCTGCCAGCTTGATCAATTCTATAGTTTTGCCAGGGCTATGCTGGACTTACATAACCGTGATAACGTGGATGGGCGTTTGTTGCCGTTGCTGGCGCAATGGATTGGTTGGAAGACAGATTACAACCTGGAAATTGACGCGCAGCGTAACGAAATCAGAAACGCACCTGCAGTTTATAAGACGGTTGGGATCATTCCCACGGTAGAGGCTGCCGTGAAGCGCATCAGCGGCTGGGAGAGTCAAACCAAGGAATTTGTTCACAATGTTTTTCTGTCCAATCGCCCCGAACGATTGAATATTTGGGCACGTCAACGCAGTAATACCGGTGAATGGTCGGAACCCCCGGAGCTATTGTCATTGGATTTTGCCTACGAGGGCAGACCATCAGTGGTCAGTGATGGGGACGGGACACTTTGGCTTTTCTACCACACCCTCAGGAATGGCCGATGGAATATCTGGTATAAGACCTATAGTGAGGACCGGGAACCAAGATGGGCACCCAGTCAATCCTTTACGAACCGTGCAGGAATCGACAAATATCCTACAACAGCTATTCAGGGAGGAACGTTATGGGTTTTCTGGAGTACCTATGATGAGACACAGCAAATCTGGCATGTCAATCATCGAACCAGAACTGGCGGAGTTTGGTCTGCGATTGAAACTGAGGAACCTTTTGCAGACACTGGGAACGAACGCAAGAATCCCTGGGCTGTGGTCGATAATACAAGTGGTTTATGGTTATTCTGGCTGGAAAGAGTTGATTCCCGATGGCAGTTGAAATACAACAGACACAATGGCACTACCTGGGGCACAGTTAGCAATTTCCCTTTGGATGTTGCCGGAGCGGACCCCAGGGTGGAAAGTGAACCATTTGTTCTATTCTATCCGGCAGGACCAAATCAAAGTATCCGGGTCTTTTGGGCCCGACGTGAGCCTGCTGCAGAACCCGGGCAAACCCGATGGACGCTCGTACATCGGACGAAAGGAAATATTGATCCGGATGAAACCGGTTGGAACAATATTGAGTCACTCTCCGCTATGCCACCCACATATCACGACCGAGAACCTGCTGCATTTGTTAGTGATGCCGGGAATATCGAACTCTTCTGGAGTTCCAATCGTGATGGAAGCTGGTCAATCTGGAACAACACTCTGGATATAACCACCCAAACCTGGGGAACCGCAGAACGAGTCACAGACGACCCTTATTCCCAGCGTGACCCTCTTCCTTTATTGCTTAATAATGGTATGTTGCTCATCTATCGCTCCAACGAAAGCCTTTCTTATACCAGTAATGTCTATCGAGCCACTGAAACGGTGGATTTTCGTTATGCTGGTTGCACAACGGCTGACACCCTCAATGCCGCAAAGATTGCTCTACGGGACCAGTTCGGGGACTTTCAGACCTATACTTATGATATGGGTAAAAATGGGGGACGGACGAACGAAGACTGGTATGCCCGGGATACCATAGGTCTCTATCTGAAGCCGGATACCATGGATGCAGAGAAGATCACCATGGGAAGATCCCGCATAGCGCAGGTTTTAAGGGAGTTTATGCCGATAACAGATAGGGTAGTATTATTTACGCAGTGATGACACACAAATGCGGTTATATTCACGTGTAAGACTTGGGCACAAAGATTATGCATAATAACATCTATCGCTCTTAATCTCCAAGAGGACAGATGACACTTTAGACCGGATTATTCAGAGAGTGTTTTAAAAAACGAGGATAAGACTATGGGCGACTTTTCAAGAAATACCTTTAAACTAACCAATATAATGCATCAATTGATTACAGGAGAACCAGTTTCGAATCCCACACATTACGTAGGCATCAGACTTCAGCAAGGAGTGCCTGTGTTAGATGCCGACTGGAACGAATTGGAAGACATTCGACGGATGGAACTTCTGACCATGATCCGTTACTTTATTGGCAATGGCGTCCCCGCTGGAAATCAGGGATTTCAAATTTTATCAACGAGTGGACAAAATAACTTTTCTGTAGCTGCGGGAATTGTCATAGTCGATGGCCTTTTGGTAATCAATCAGAACATCACAACATACCAAACTCAACTTAACGTGGCAGGACTTCCCGCCCTGACAACCCCGGTTGCCGACCGCACCGATATTGTTTATTTAGATACCTGGGAAAAGGAGGTCAAGGGAAGTGGTGGAGGAGGTGATCCCCGCCTTATTGATAATCGCATTGGTATTGAAACGGCGGTGAGGGTTAAACGTGAATGGGTTGTGCGTGTTAAAGAAAACGCCAACGACCTTTCTTCGATCGTCAGGGAGAAAGGACACAGCTACTTGCCTTTGGCCCGACTTAATCGCCGGGCAGCAGTGGCAGTTATTACTCCGGATATGGTCATTGATATGCGAAAAACCGGCATCACGCTCGCGGAGCACATCAAAGTTCCGCTTTTTGTCCAAATTGGTCTAGAGATGCTGGATGTCGCCCGTTTTGTTGTGATGCTGACAGGACTGAGAACCTCACTCTTCGCAAGACTCCGGCAGGGGCAATTGCCGCATCAGACCGCTTCGGTTCAGGATGAAAATATTTTACTCGTCGCCTTGCAGGAAGTTATGAACCGCGCCCACATCGGTGAAGTGCAAACTGCCTCCCGCAATATGGACAATCAGGATGCCTTACAATTTATACGCAGTCTTTATGATGCACAAAAAGACTTTCTTGGTGTTCTGGAATCCATAGGTAACGTTGCGAACGCTGCCCAGGCCTTTATCACCCAGTACCGCAAATATTTGGATGGAAGCACAGCGGATTTTATCAAGGGTCTAAAACTAGCCCTGGATAATCAGGATTTGCTGGCAGCAGTTATCGCTCAGGAAGAGCTCAACAGTTTTCTTTCAGCGCCGGTTACCAATCTGCCGGAAGGAACTGTAAACGTATTTTATAATTCGGTTATTCCTTTTGAAGCGCTTGCAGCGGGCTCGACTTATGCCTTCACTTTCGAGGTGGAGAGCCAGGTGACTTCTCCTTTAGGGAGTGAAGAATTTGGTATCCAGGTAGCCATCTCTGCGGCTTCGTGGACTTCCACAGTAAGTCAAAATAGCGTGACTTTAACCAATCTGGGTGGCAAGACAAGTGTTGCTGTTTCTGTGACTCCAAACGCAGCCGAAACACAGGCGATCCTCACAGTAACAGCCATTGCGGTTCGTAATCCTCTCATCCGCTCGCCGCAACCGGGAATCCCGCTCCAAATCGGGGTAGAGCCGCCTGTGGGAACCTTCTTTTTCTATGCGGATACACGTCTTAACGCTCAGGGTCAGCTTGAGATTCGACAGAACCATTTGACCCGAACGACAGGACGTGACATCCTGTTCAAGATCAAAAATGATAATTCCAGTGAAATTCGTACCTACCGTATTAATCATTACATCAGCCCGAATGTCGCAGATACAACCGGTTGGAGTCCGCTTCAGGCATCTCCCACTACCCAGGATGTACAGGTGAATCCGAATACGACTACTGATTATTTTGCCAAAGTCCATGGTCCTAAATCTCCGGCACCACCCCCTCCAATAGGAACAACCGGAGAGATTATCGCAACTGCTACGCTTATTGAAATCAATGGCAGTCCGGTCGTGGGAGGCGCTACCGTGGAGAATCGAATTAATTTTATAGTCATTGCGTAATCATTTTATGGAGAACAGACATGAAAGCTCAAATGCCAAACCACTTGCAGTTCAGTTTGCATCTTCAACGGCCATATTGCTTGATAATTTTTCTGCTCTTATTTTTGACACTGCGAAATGTTTTTGCGGATCAGCCAACGGCAGGATGTCCTTTGGCAGCTGTTGGGGGCGCAGGTGCGGCGAATGATTGCTATACTGTTACTCCACTTTCTGGTTCTGTGACCATTGATGGTATACTTACCGGAATAGAATGGACAGGCGCCCCTTCCAAAGACCTCAGCACCGCTGGCTTTCAAGCAAAAGTGCGTTTCAAAAGGAGCGGAAACAATCTGTATTTTTTGGTTTCGGTTAACGATACAGGTTTTAACGCTTCTGATCGGATTGAACTTAATTTTGATCCTTTCCATAACCATGCCACTACTACTGATGATATAACATTTCTCATTAAACGCGGCAATGCAGATCACCAGAAAATCTCTGGGGG contains:
- a CDS encoding DUF4157 domain-containing protein, with product MMIGTKEWKRQNGESSDMVKRRDDDAGLNPNPCGGCNTCHQMTRIHAMPTSHGRADDGGEGPDMQKPCASNFFQRNLGNSYMQAVTKGSVPMLQRKCACGGSCASCAEKEEALGKIQTKLTIGQVNDVYEQEADRVADQIIGMADSLMQAENEQPSAGINIQRITSDHNDSLNTDLDIHLNESGGRPLSPSTRQFMEPRFGVDFDHVRLHADQDANQTASQIQAKAFTYGHHIWLGKGESESDRTLMAHELTHVVQQGAAYNRQVQMARLPCTSRKKIDVYAVNLPGSTRSIHDDLTMANDILCQCGIEINVTGGVSWATNILDMNAPNGVLNEDASPTVDTAEVQAMTAYRPGGDVIHAYYVPANTLADRGGSYGYTGMHPSLPHSVSLTNIAAVDTLAHELGHVLLDDPSHHANRDNLMASGGIRNVGVDELEQTQCNRMP
- a CDS encoding phage late control D family protein, giving the protein MEYENFTIEIEGEEVGDLYPDLISLEVELDDELASMFRMRIAILQQPDGVWTYLDDDRLMIWKKVKITAGFESGIEELISGYITHVKPSFDPDPSRCTLEIWGMDGSVLMDREEKLKDWPNKKDSDIATEIFRLYGFTQEVEDTGVIHDDAVSTIIQRETDMQFLKRLALRNGFECYVEGTTGYFRRPQVDATPQPVLAAHFGDETNLNRFSIEVNALTPANVAMFQVDRTNKEILDATAESSRQATLGDTNAAGLLAAGMDPGRIFIGMNVATGNPEMAALCQGLYHEGEWFVTGEGEIAANQYGHVLKPRGTVTIKGVGETYSGVYYVTHVTHSFTPDGYTQSFRVKRNAVMPTGAEEFSASPGLLGGLL
- a CDS encoding phage baseplate assembly protein V gives rise to the protein MNLEKVVASLVQKIEYRFYGKYRGFVVDNADPEQLGRLKVKVPSVLGNDVVTGWAVPCVPYGGDANLGFLFIPEVNAGVWVEFEEGDLEFPIWVGTFWSKPGGESELPKPNEADGSEHGSVQDPPTRKIIKTKKGHTIQFEDADGEEMITIFEATNSHVVTMNKDGIKITDGAGNEIKMDGQGLICKDKNDNAITMDSSGITIKSNQIKIGENATEPLVLGNQLKTALNNWVNTVFATHMHTGNLGAPTTPPLPGAPLLLDLALSPTNKVK
- a CDS encoding GPW/gp25 family protein, whose translation is MAEIITFRFPFAVNQVGSISATGGDEAIRGKIIQALFTTSGERVNLPEFGCGLFNLVFEPNNTILAAAMEFTVGQALTRWLRDDIVVDGVNVKSSGETITIEVAYTKRQELSKQAVHIHFR
- a CDS encoding baseplate J/gp47 family protein, whose product is MAEIKQANRQAIIDYMARDYDSLLRSMRALIPDKLPEWTEYESEADFGNVLLQLFAHMGDILSYYQDRVANESFLGTAQTRRSIIHHLRLIGYKLSTAVPASTKLKITLTVPDTNNDIITINKGNAFATKSQKDKPSVRFEYTGDQPLSIDFSAVPIVANKKHFEGMIPVEEGRLVKDEILGTSDGAKNQKFLLAHPGLILRSLGLGQAVNKDIILLTELGGTTEEWTLQESLAFSREGQKDFIIEIDEEDRATVIFGDGVFGAIPPGGAVIKVTYRAGGGLHGNVAANTIQTIVNTPQLALLGAKVTNPEPATGGADRETIEHAVMHAPSVFRSLRRAVTAEDYKALALDFKGVGKVRAEPTNWNTVTLSIAPEGGGQVSDVLKANLLAYFEDKRPLSTIIEIEDVDYVKIYVTAEIGVQSYYSREDVKEKIKGAAGRLLAFDNVDFAQIIYLSKFYEAIEAIDGVEYVTITEFRRKPPPIRPDDPGKIQLGSNEIPRIPDDPEDGPEYVGGIKVMIKEGGS
- a CDS encoding phage tail protein, yielding MRLKNITAISHPYGNRIDLTWINSDPVQFPGVRVMRREGTHPASPEDGIVVAEGEGLTSAADQNLKGETVYYYTLFPYKGDPPEYQIDLHNRASAMATAPYNMVGQMYDLLPAIYHRYDTVLPKIITDGMLEEDKQKGQLRRFLGLPGCQLDQFYSFARAMLDLHNRDNVDGRLLPLLAQWIGWKTDYNLEIDAQRNEIRNAPAVYKTVGIIPTVEAAVKRISGWESQTKEFVHNVFLSNRPERLNIWARQRSNTGEWSEPPELLSLDFAYEGRPSVVSDGDGTLWLFYHTLRNGRWNIWYKTYSEDREPRWAPSQSFTNRAGIDKYPTTAIQGGTLWVFWSTYDETQQIWHVNHRTRTGGVWSAIETEEPFADTGNERKNPWAVVDNTSGLWLFWLERVDSRWQLKYNRHNGTTWGTVSNFPLDVAGADPRVESEPFVLFYPAGPNQSIRVFWARREPAAEPGQTRWTLVHRTKGNIDPDETGWNNIESLSAMPPTYHDREPAAFVSDAGNIELFWSSNRDGSWSIWNNTLDITTQTWGTAERVTDDPYSQRDPLPLLLNNGMLLIYRSNESLSYTSNVYRATETVDFRYAGCTTADTLNAAKIALRDQFGDFQTYTYDMGKNGGRTNEDWYARDTIGLYLKPDTMDAEKITMGRSRIAQVLREFMPITDRVVLFTQ
- a CDS encoding DUF6519 domain-containing protein, which gives rise to MGDFSRNTFKLTNIMHQLITGEPVSNPTHYVGIRLQQGVPVLDADWNELEDIRRMELLTMIRYFIGNGVPAGNQGFQILSTSGQNNFSVAAGIVIVDGLLVINQNITTYQTQLNVAGLPALTTPVADRTDIVYLDTWEKEVKGSGGGGDPRLIDNRIGIETAVRVKREWVVRVKENANDLSSIVREKGHSYLPLARLNRRAAVAVITPDMVIDMRKTGITLAEHIKVPLFVQIGLEMLDVARFVVMLTGLRTSLFARLRQGQLPHQTASVQDENILLVALQEVMNRAHIGEVQTASRNMDNQDALQFIRSLYDAQKDFLGVLESIGNVANAAQAFITQYRKYLDGSTADFIKGLKLALDNQDLLAAVIAQEELNSFLSAPVTNLPEGTVNVFYNSVIPFEALAAGSTYAFTFEVESQVTSPLGSEEFGIQVAISAASWTSTVSQNSVTLTNLGGKTSVAVSVTPNAAETQAILTVTAIAVRNPLIRSPQPGIPLQIGVEPPVGTFFFYADTRLNAQGQLEIRQNHLTRTTGRDILFKIKNDNSSEIRTYRINHYISPNVADTTGWSPLQASPTTQDVQVNPNTTTDYFAKVHGPKSPAPPPPIGTTGEIIATATLIEINGSPVVGGATVENRINFIVIA